The proteins below are encoded in one region of Sander vitreus isolate 19-12246 chromosome 24, sanVit1, whole genome shotgun sequence:
- the pou3f3b gene encoding POU domain, class 3, transcription factor 3-B, with product MATAASNPYLPSNSILSSGSLVHSDSGGGGMQPGSAAVTSGSGVYRGDPSVKMVQSDFMQGAMAASNGGHMLSHAHQWVTSLPHAAAAAAAAAVAAAEAGSPWSSSPVGMTGSPQQQDVKNPGRDDLHTGTALHHRPPHLAPHQTHAGAWGSTTAAHINSISGGQQQQQSLLYSQPGGFTVNGMLSPGSQSLVHPGLVRGDTPDLDHGSHHHHHHHQHHQHQHHGGVNSHDPHSDDDTPTSDDLEQFAKQFKQRRIKLGFTQADVGLALGTLYGNVFSQTTICRFEALQLSFKNMCKLKPLLNKWLEEADSSTGSPTSIDKIAAQGRKRKKRTSIEVSVKGALESHFLKCPKPSAQEITSLADNLQLEKEVVRVWFCNRRQKEKRMTPPGVAQTPEDVYSQVGNGHFLVDYLKDASEASDQRVTTTSSFHQVILAH from the exons ATGGCCACCGCGGCTTCCAATCCTTATCTGCCCAGCAATAGCATCTTATCGTCCGGCTCCCTCGTGCACTCTGACTCTGGAGGTGGTGGCATGCAGCCTGGCAGTGCTGCGGTTACCTCGGGGTCTGGGGTCTACAGGGGAGACCCCTCAGTCAAGATGGTACAGAGTGACTTTATGCAAGGCGCAATGGCAGCGAGCAACGGGGGACACATGCTGAGCCATGCCCACCAGTGGGTGACATCCCTCCCGCACGCCGCAGCGGCCGCAGCAGCAGCCGCGGTGGCTGCAGCAGAAGCCGGATCCCCCTGGTCGTCGAGTCCCGTCGGGATGACGGGCAGCCCGCAGCAGCAGGACGTGAAAAACCCCGGCAGAGACGATCTGCACACGGGCACCGCGCTGCACCACAGGCCCCCTCACTTAGCTCCCCATCAGACTCACGCCGGCGCTTGGGGGAGCACGACTGCGGCGCACATTAACTCCATATCCGggggacagcagcagcaacagtcgCTGCTCTACTCCCAGCCGGGGGGGTTCACTGTGAACGGGATGCTGAGTCCTGGGAGCCAGAGCCTGGTGCACCCGGGCTTGGTGAGGGGGGACACCCCGGATCTGGACCACGgcagccaccaccaccaccatcaccaccagcaTCACCAGCACCAGCACCACGGCGGCGTCAACAGCCACGACCCGCACTCGGACGACGACACGCCGACCTCGGACGACCTGGAGCAGTTCGCCAAGCAGTTCAAGCAGCGGAGGATCAAACTGGGCTTTACGCAGGCGGACGTCGGCTTGGCTTTGGGCACCCTGTACGGGAACGTTTTCTCTCAGACGACCATTTGCAGATTCGAGGCTCTGCAGCTCAGCTTCAAGAACATGTGCAAGCTCAAGCCTTTGTTGAACAAGTGGCTCGAGGAGGCCGACTCGTCCACCGGCAGCCCCACCAGCATCGACAAGATCGCGGCGCAGGGGAGGAAGCGAAAGAAGCGCACATCCATCGAAGTGAGCGTCAAAGGGGCTTTGGAGAGCCACttcctaaaatgccccaaaccTTCGGCCCAGGAGATCACCAGCCTGGCGGACAACTTGCAGCTGGAGAAAGAGGTGGTTAGAGTGTGGTTTTGCAATAGGAGACAGAAGGAAAAACGGATGACGCCCCCAGGAGTGGCGCAGACGCCGGAGGATGTGTACTCTCAGGTCGGCAAT GGGCATTTTTTAGTAGATTACTTAAAAGATGCAAGTGAAGCGAGCGACCAGAGGGTGACAACTACAAGTTCATTCCACCAGGTAATTTTGGCGCATTAA